TCAAGCTCCAGCCCCAGGGAAGAAGCCAGCCCCTTGAGGCCCCGGTACCCCCAGTCCACAAACAGCTTCTGCACCCTTGGCCAAAGGGAGAGGTCCATCCCCAGGAGCAAGGCCTCCCCACCCCGCTTGTCGTGCTCGTTGCTAGACGAGGGCCTCTCCTTTTACCTCTTCGCCTCCGGGCTCGTCCTCGGAGCCGCCGTGTATACCACCCCCTTCGCCCTTCCCCTGGGGCTCTTCTTCGCCCTGGGCCTCGGCCTCTTCCGCAAGTTAGAACCCCCGGCCTGGGCCGCGGCGAGCCTTGTGCTCCTCTTCCCCCTCCTCTCCACCCTCTTTGCCTGGGGCTACCTCTCCTGGATCTTCACCGGGGAAGCCGCCTTCCTCTACGAAGCCCTGCCCAAGGAAGCGCCCTCCCTAGGGACCGTCCTCCTGGCGAGTCCGGCCTATCTGGGAACAGGGCTTCTAGCCCTTCTCCGCCCACGGGCAAGCTTCCTCCTTTACCCCGTGCCCCTTCTCCTCCTCCTCGTCCTCCCCGCCATGGGGTTCGGCCACACGCCTGCCATGGCCGTGGGGCTCCTCTTCCTCTTCGCCTTAGGAGGGCTTCCCCGCCTCGCCCCGGGCCCCGGAATCCGGGCCGTGGGCCTCGGCCTCGCCCTCCTCCAGGCCGCCTTGGGATGGGCCCTCCTACCCCCCCTAAACCCCCTCCCGACGCCTTGGAGCGGGCCATCGGCCAAGCCTTGGCCCAGGCGCCTCCCCGCTCCATCCTAGCCGACGACCGGGAGAGTTACCGTCTGCTGGCCTGGGCAGGCACCGCCCGGCCCTTCCTCCTCCCCGCAGACGCCGGTTTTACCCTGGCCCTCTCCGCCCCAAGCCTCTACGTGGACCGCGTCCTCGTCTGCCGGGGCCCAGGCGCCCTCTACCGCCGCTACGGCGAGCACGACCTCCCCGGCTTTCGCGAGGTCTGGCGGTACAAGGGGTGCAGGCTCCTGGAGCAGCGCCCCTCCTAGGAACCCGAACGCGCCCTTGACTTTGCCCGAGGGAGCCCGGAGGATGGTGAGGATGGACCTAAGCCGCATCCGCAACTTCTCCATCATCGCCCACGTGGACCACGGCAAGTCCACCCTGGCCGACCGCATCCTGGAGCTCACCCACGCGGTGAGCGAACGGGAGATGCGGGAGCAGTTTTTGGACTCCCTGGAGCTGGAGCGGGAGCGGGGCATCACCATCAAGGCGAGCGCCGTCAGGGTGACCTACCGGGCCAAGGACGGGGAGGAGTACGTCCTGAACCTCATTGACACCCCGGGGCACGTGGACTTCACCTACGAGGTCTCCCGGGCCCTGGCGGCGGTGGAGGGGGTGCTCCTCGTGGTGGACGCGAGCCAGGGGGTGGAGGCGGAGACCCTGGCCAAGTTCTACATGGCCTTGGAGCACGGGCACGTGATCATCCCGGTGATCAACAAAATTGACCTCCCCAACGCCCGCCCCCTGGAGGTGGCCCTCGAGGTGGAGGAGGTCCTGGGCCTTCCCGCCGACGAGGCCATCTTCGCCTCGGGGAAGACGGGGGAGGGCGTGGAGGAGATCCTCGAGGCCATCGTCAAACGCATCCCGCCCCCCCAAGGGGACCCCGAGGCCCCCTTGAAGGCCCTCATCTTTGACTCCGTCTACGACGCCTACCAGGGGGTGATCCCCTACCTCCGCCTCTTTGAGGGAAGGGTGCGCCCTGGGGATCGGATCCGCATCTACTCCACGGGGAAGGAGTTCACCGTGGACAAGGTGGGGGTCTTCACCCCCCAGGGCCTGGTGGCCACGGAAGCGCTTGCGGCCGGGGAGGTGGGGTGGCTCGTGGCCGCCATCCGCGACATCCACGACGTCCAGGTGGGGGACACCCTCACCCTGGCGGACCGCCCCACCCCCTCCCCTTACCCCGGCTTCCGCCCGGCCAAGCCCGTGGTCTTCGCCGGGCTTTACCCCGTGGACTCCGGGGACTACGGGAAGCTTAGGGACGCCCTGGAAAAGCTCAAGCTCAACGACGCCGCCCTCACCTTTGAGCCCGAGTCCTCCACCGCCTTGGGCTTCGGCTTCCGCTGCGGCTTCCTCGGGCTTCTCCACGCCGAGATCGTCCAGGAGAGGCTGGAAAGGGAGTTCGGCCTTTCCCTCATCGCCACCGCCCCGAGCGTGGTCTACAAGGTGCGGCTCAAAAGCGGAGAGGAGGTGGAGGTCCACAACCCCGCCGACCTCCCCGACCCCACGCGGATGGAGGAGATCCTCGAGCCCTACGTGAAGCTCACCATCTTCACCCCCGAGGAGTACGTGGGGAGCCTCATGGGGCTCCTCCAGGAGAAGCGGGGCCGCCTCGTGAACATGACCTACCTCCCCGGGACTCAGAAGCGGGTGGAGCTCGTCTACGAGGCCCCCTTCGCCGAGATCCTCTACGACTTCCACGACCGCCTGAAAAGCCTCTCCCGCGGCTACGCCTCCATGGACTACGAGCAGATCGGCTACCGGCCCGGAGACCTGGTGAAGGTGAACGTCCTGGTGCACGGGGAGGTGGTGGACGCCCTCACCTTCATCGCCCACCGGGAGAAGGCCTACCCCATGGCCCGGGCCATCGTGGACAAGCTCGCCGAGGTCATCCCCCGCCAGCTCTTTGAGGTGCCCATCCAGGCGGCCATCGGGGGCAAGATCATCGCCCGGGCCACGGTGAAGGCCCTCCGCAAGGACGTCCTCGCCAAGTGCTACGGCGGGGACGTGACCCGGAAGAAGAAGCTTTTGGAGAAGCAGAAGGAGGGCAAGAAGCGCCTCAAGGCCATCGGCAAGGTGGAGGTTCCCCAGGAGGCCTTCCTGGCGGTGCTCTCGGTGGGGCGCGATGAGCCTAAGGGCTAGGCTCGCCCTGGTCATCGCCCTCCTCGCCTTCCTGCCCAACCTGGTCCTGGCCCTCACCCTGGGGGTCCTGGGGGAAGGCCCCTGGCCTCCCCTCCTCCTCTGGCTTTTCCTCCTCGCCCTCCTCTCGGGCCTTGTGGGCTACTTCCTGGCGAAAAGCCTCCTCAGGCCCCTGGAGGAGCTCACCCGGGCCCTGGCCTACCTCTCCTTGAAGGAGGGGCCCCTGGAGGCCCTCCGCCTCCCCACCCCCAAGGAGCCCCCTCCGGAGGAGATCGCCCTCCTCCGCGCCCGGTTCTCCGAGCTCCTCGCCCGGCTCAAGGAGCTCCTGGAGGCCCGGGAGGGCCTGTACGCCGCCCTGGCCCACGACCTCAAGACCCCCCTCCTTTCCGCCCTGCGCCTCTTGGACTACCTGGAGAGGGCGGACGACTTGGGGAAGGAGCGGCGCGTCGCCCTGCTCCGCGCCCTGAGGGAGGAGCTCGCCCGGGGCTACCGCCTGACGGAGAACCTCCTTGCCCTCGCCCGCCTCGAGGCCCGCCCCCCCCGGGGCGAGACCCTGAACCTCAGGGCCCTGGCCGAGGACCTCCTCCTCCGCTACCGGGACGAGGCGAAGAGGCGGGGGCTCCTCGTGGAGGTGGAAGGGGCGGGCCTCGCCCGGGGGGAAAGGCTCCTCGTGGAAAGGGCCCTCGCCAACCTTCTGGAAAACGCCCTCCGCCACGCCAAAAGCCGCGTCCGGCTCCGGGTGGGGGAAGGCGTGTTCCTCGTGGAGGACGACGGCGCAGGCCTTCCCCTACCCCTGGAAGCCCTCGCCCGCCCCTTCCTCCAGGGGGAGGGCAGGAGGGGAAGCGCGGGCCTGGGCCTCTACACCGCCAAGCGGGTGGCCGAGGCCCACGGGGGCAGGCTCTTCCCCTGCGAGGGCACCCTGGGAGGGGCCTGCCTGGGCCTGGAACTCCCCAAGGGGGCCTAACGCCGGGCTTGGAGCCCCGGCGAAAAGCCCGGGCGGGGAACGAACGCTTAGCCCATCACCGGGGGGATCTGCCGCACCCAGAGGATGTAGGAGAGGTACTCCAGGTAGCGCAAGGGCACCTCGGAGAGGGGCCGGTCCACCTCTATGCTCATCATCGCTTCCCCGCCCCGCTTCTTTCGGCTCACGGTGAGGTAAGCGATGTTCACCTCGTCGTCGGCGAGGATGCGGGCCACCCGGGCCACCACCCCGGGCGTGTCCACGTTCTTGATCACCAGGGTGGGGGCGCT
This region of Thermus thermophilus genomic DNA includes:
- a CDS encoding sensor histidine kinase, producing MSLRARLALVIALLAFLPNLVLALTLGVLGEGPWPPLLLWLFLLALLSGLVGYFLAKSLLRPLEELTRALAYLSLKEGPLEALRLPTPKEPPPEEIALLRARFSELLARLKELLEAREGLYAALAHDLKTPLLSALRLLDYLERADDLGKERRVALLRALREELARGYRLTENLLALARLEARPPRGETLNLRALAEDLLLRYRDEAKRRGLLVEVEGAGLARGERLLVERALANLLENALRHAKSRVRLRVGEGVFLVEDDGAGLPLPLEALARPFLQGEGRRGSAGLGLYTAKRVAEAHGGRLFPCEGTLGGACLGLELPKGA
- the lepA gene encoding translation elongation factor 4, which produces MVRMDLSRIRNFSIIAHVDHGKSTLADRILELTHAVSEREMREQFLDSLELERERGITIKASAVRVTYRAKDGEEYVLNLIDTPGHVDFTYEVSRALAAVEGVLLVVDASQGVEAETLAKFYMALEHGHVIIPVINKIDLPNARPLEVALEVEEVLGLPADEAIFASGKTGEGVEEILEAIVKRIPPPQGDPEAPLKALIFDSVYDAYQGVIPYLRLFEGRVRPGDRIRIYSTGKEFTVDKVGVFTPQGLVATEALAAGEVGWLVAAIRDIHDVQVGDTLTLADRPTPSPYPGFRPAKPVVFAGLYPVDSGDYGKLRDALEKLKLNDAALTFEPESSTALGFGFRCGFLGLLHAEIVQERLEREFGLSLIATAPSVVYKVRLKSGEEVEVHNPADLPDPTRMEEILEPYVKLTIFTPEEYVGSLMGLLQEKRGRLVNMTYLPGTQKRVELVYEAPFAEILYDFHDRLKSLSRGYASMDYEQIGYRPGDLVKVNVLVHGEVVDALTFIAHREKAYPMARAIVDKLAEVIPRQLFEVPIQAAIGGKIIARATVKALRKDVLAKCYGGDVTRKKKLLEKQKEGKKRLKAIGKVEVPQEAFLAVLSVGRDEPKG